One stretch of Roseovarius mucosus DNA includes these proteins:
- a CDS encoding extracellular solute-binding protein: protein MTYPLQSLSRRAMLATGAAALATPLIARRALASSGEVNVFAWGDYFQNGEIPEAFTKATGIKVNVSTYGSNEEAASKLRAAGGKGFDILFPSVDTRPNYDEGNLLAEIDESRLKVDRIEPALWRSSLELGAAHRGKRYLVPFDWGTEGMTWDSSAVDVAPADLSYAHLWADGLDSKVAMRQKSVLITLAIYLDSIGEVPSNRAMDLYKTEEDTRRIFDACVAFAAKNKANIGAYWNNATEATGAFTDAGCTIGQTWDTTGIKLHMDVDPKWRYAAPKEGALAWMDTAAIPSGAENVDQAYEFLNFLMSPEIGGMFANATGYNSAAVGASAHLSEANKTAFAFAYQNGAIENLWWWPMFTPWFSAVREEYSEKLTNA from the coding sequence ATGACCTATCCCCTTCAATCCCTGTCCCGTCGTGCCATGCTGGCCACGGGTGCCGCCGCCCTGGCGACCCCGCTGATTGCGCGCCGCGCGCTTGCCTCGTCTGGCGAGGTGAATGTTTTTGCTTGGGGCGATTACTTCCAGAATGGCGAGATCCCCGAAGCCTTTACCAAGGCCACCGGCATCAAGGTGAATGTCTCGACCTATGGCTCGAACGAAGAAGCCGCGTCCAAGCTGCGCGCCGCTGGCGGCAAGGGCTTTGACATTCTCTTCCCCTCGGTTGACACCCGTCCCAATTATGACGAGGGCAACCTGTTGGCTGAGATCGACGAGAGCCGCCTCAAGGTGGATCGGATCGAGCCCGCGCTGTGGCGTTCGTCGCTGGAACTGGGGGCTGCGCATCGCGGCAAGCGTTATCTGGTCCCGTTCGATTGGGGCACTGAGGGCATGACGTGGGATTCGAGCGCTGTCGATGTCGCGCCTGCCGATCTGTCCTATGCCCATCTCTGGGCTGACGGGCTGGATAGCAAGGTTGCCATGCGCCAGAAATCAGTGCTGATCACCCTTGCGATCTATCTCGACTCGATTGGCGAAGTGCCGTCGAACCGGGCCATGGATCTCTACAAGACCGAAGAAGACACGCGCCGTATCTTTGATGCCTGCGTGGCCTTTGCCGCCAAGAACAAGGCCAATATCGGCGCTTATTGGAATAACGCCACCGAGGCCACCGGTGCCTTTACCGATGCGGGCTGCACCATCGGCCAGACATGGGATACAACCGGCATCAAGCTGCACATGGATGTGGACCCCAAGTGGCGCTATGCCGCCCCGAAAGAGGGCGCTCTGGCGTGGATGGATACCGCTGCGATCCCCTCGGGTGCCGAGAATGTCGATCAGGCCTATGAGTTCCTCAACTTTCTGATGAGCCCGGAAATCGGCGGCATGTTTGCCAATGCGACCGGCTATAATTCAGCGGCTGTCGGCGCATCGGCGCATCTGAGCGAGGCCAACAAGACGGCGTTTGCCTTTGCCTATCAGAACGGTGCGATCGAGAACCTGTGGTGGTGGCCGATGTTCACGCCGTGGTTCTCGGCGGTGCGCGAAGAGTATTCCGAAAAACTGACCAACGCCTGA
- a CDS encoding ABC transporter ATP-binding protein, whose translation MEITLCSAAVRFGDFQAVHPTDLTIRAGEFFSILGPSGCGKTTILRLVSGFLDPSEGSILIGGRSMAGIAPSDRPTALIFQNLALFPLMPVWENVAFGLEMRGWSKAKRRTRALELLTMVALGEQADKLPSELSGGQRQRVAIARALAVEPAVLLLDEPLSALDLKLRQHMRAELKQLQRETGITFVYITHDQGEALTMSDRVAVMNAGRLVQLGTADDLYDRPTNAFVATFVGETNRLTGRIEAEDGQSARIATPEGAFVALNPAGLGVGAQAFLFLRPERLHVLTEGESRANMLAGGLIRRDMEGAFSTLVIDTGQSHLTVHRVNGGGIPLAEGPLRLGFSQEAGVILPLGETAHD comes from the coding sequence ATGGAAATCACCCTCTGCTCAGCCGCCGTGCGATTTGGCGACTTTCAGGCCGTGCACCCCACGGACCTGACCATTCGCGCGGGCGAGTTTTTCTCGATCCTTGGCCCCTCGGGCTGTGGCAAAACCACGATTCTGCGCCTTGTCTCGGGGTTTTTGGACCCTTCAGAGGGCAGCATACTGATCGGTGGCCGGTCGATGGCGGGCATTGCGCCCTCGGACCGTCCAACTGCGCTGATCTTTCAGAATCTTGCGCTCTTTCCCCTGATGCCAGTGTGGGAGAATGTCGCCTTTGGCCTAGAGATGCGCGGCTGGAGCAAGGCCAAACGCCGCACGCGGGCGCTTGAACTGCTCACGATGGTCGCCCTTGGCGAACAGGCCGACAAGCTGCCTTCGGAATTGTCGGGGGGGCAACGTCAGCGGGTGGCGATTGCCCGTGCTCTGGCCGTTGAACCGGCGGTTCTGCTGTTGGACGAACCGCTCTCGGCGTTGGATCTCAAGCTGCGGCAGCACATGCGCGCCGAACTCAAGCAGTTACAGCGCGAGACTGGCATCACCTTTGTCTATATCACCCATGATCAGGGCGAGGCGCTGACCATGTCCGACCGGGTGGCCGTCATGAACGCCGGACGGCTGGTGCAATTGGGCACGGCGGACGACCTTTACGACCGCCCCACTAATGCCTTTGTTGCAACCTTTGTCGGCGAAACCAACCGTTTGACCGGGCGCATCGAGGCGGAAGACGGGCAAAGCGCCCGCATCGCCACACCCGAGGGGGCCTTTGTCGCGCTCAATCCGGCGGGTTTGGGTGTTGGCGCACAAGCGTTTCTCTTTTTGCGGCCCGAGCGGTTGCATGTGCTGACCGAAGGCGAGAGCCGCGCCAACATGCTGGCCGGTGGCCTCATACGTCGCGATATGGAGGGGGCATTCTCGACGCTCGTGATTGACACCGGCCAAAGCCATTTGACCGTGCACCGTGTGAATGGCGGGGGCATCCCCCTTGCGGAGGGCCCGTTGCGCCTTGGGTTCTCGCAAGAGGCTGGGGTGATCCTGCCCTTGGGCGAAACCGCCCATGACTGA
- a CDS encoding ABC transporter permease, with the protein MTELRRAFGAPLSALIVFLVGVWILGLIAAPQIIMIEQSFWTMQRPDGAAELSVKIDGLYNRLDVLALDHQAAADAAARAAIDTERDTVRAEIATLEARETTPVKTWTLSNYGQMGQAHLAIFAKTILASLAVTAIAFVVCYPIAFAIAKLEPPRRAAMIMMALIVPYALNELLRVFAWQMILNYGGPINAALGLVGIGPVPFLESGSGVFIAMVYAYILFMVFPLYNVLETLDTHQIEAARDLGAGTLQIHRRVVLPHARPGIAVGCIMTFMLSAGSYAVPYIMTRGTADPWFTQLVYNRFFQATNWNVGAAYALSLLVVCTGFIFLMMRLLKVRLKDIAK; encoded by the coding sequence ATGACTGAGTTGCGCCGCGCCTTTGGGGCACCCTTGTCGGCACTGATCGTGTTTCTGGTGGGGGTCTGGATTCTGGGCCTGATTGCCGCGCCACAGATCATCATGATCGAGCAGTCGTTCTGGACCATGCAGCGCCCCGACGGCGCCGCCGAACTGTCGGTCAAAATCGACGGGCTCTACAATCGTCTCGATGTTCTCGCGCTGGACCATCAGGCCGCCGCAGACGCCGCAGCCCGCGCCGCTATCGACACCGAGCGCGACACGGTTCGGGCCGAAATTGCCACGCTCGAAGCCCGGGAAACCACGCCTGTCAAAACCTGGACGCTGTCCAATTACGGGCAGATGGGGCAGGCGCATCTTGCAATCTTTGCCAAGACGATCCTTGCCTCGCTTGCGGTGACGGCCATCGCCTTTGTCGTCTGCTATCCCATCGCCTTTGCCATCGCCAAGCTAGAGCCGCCGCGCCGGGCCGCGATGATTATGATGGCGCTGATCGTGCCCTATGCCCTTAACGAGCTGCTGCGGGTCTTTGCCTGGCAGATGATCCTGAACTACGGTGGGCCGATCAATGCGGCCCTTGGGCTGGTGGGGATTGGCCCGGTGCCCTTTCTAGAAAGTGGGTCTGGCGTCTTTATAGCCATGGTCTATGCCTATATCCTGTTCATGGTTTTTCCGCTCTACAACGTGCTGGAAACGCTCGATACCCATCAGATCGAGGCGGCGCGGGATCTGGGGGCCGGAACCCTTCAAATCCACCGCCGCGTGGTGCTGCCGCATGCCCGCCCCGGGATTGCAGTAGGCTGTATCATGACATTCATGCTGTCGGCGGGGTCTTATGCGGTGCCTTATATCATGACGCGCGGCACCGCTGATCCGTGGTTCACGCAACTGGTCTACAACCGCTTTTTTCAGGCGACCAACTGGAACGTAGGGGCCGCCTATGCGCTTAGCCTGCTGGTCGTCTGCACCGGGTTCATTTTCCTGATGATGCGGCTGCTCAAGGTTCGGCTCAAGGATATTGCGAAATGA
- a CDS encoding ABC transporter permease, translating to MRGQGSGVILRLYMALFFVYMFLPLGIMVAAGFNAYSPPSVTVWQGFTLGWFGELWADARMWSGLRNSLIIAGAVIALALPMALAGALLLGRLGTRAAGVLYTLMVSPLLTPGLILGISTVIFWRNFEVAGGLFTAILAQTTFVSSYAMLMFMARLQRQDAALEEAARDLGATPLQAFRRITLPFLRPTIATAAVIAFLQSFENYNTTMFAIGGQHTLVTEIGSRMRFGLSPVVNVIGILFILATITCAVIWAILKERERRAANGASA from the coding sequence ATGAGAGGGCAGGGCAGCGGTGTTATCCTCCGCCTCTATATGGCGCTGTTCTTTGTCTATATGTTCCTGCCGCTCGGGATCATGGTCGCAGCGGGATTTAATGCCTATTCGCCGCCGTCTGTCACGGTCTGGCAGGGATTTACCCTAGGCTGGTTTGGCGAACTTTGGGCGGATGCGCGAATGTGGTCGGGCCTGCGCAACTCGCTGATCATTGCGGGGGCCGTGATCGCGCTCGCTCTGCCGATGGCGTTGGCGGGGGCCCTTTTGCTGGGGCGGTTGGGCACCCGGGCGGCTGGGGTGCTCTATACGTTGATGGTGTCGCCACTTTTGACGCCCGGACTCATCTTGGGCATCTCAACCGTAATTTTCTGGCGCAATTTTGAGGTGGCGGGGGGGCTGTTCACTGCGATTCTTGCGCAGACCACCTTTGTTTCCTCTTACGCGATGCTGATGTTCATGGCGCGGTTGCAGCGACAGGATGCAGCGCTGGAAGAGGCAGCGCGTGACCTTGGTGCCACGCCTTTGCAGGCGTTTCGCCGGATCACCCTGCCGTTCCTGCGCCCCACCATCGCCACGGCGGCTGTCATCGCCTTCTTGCAGAGCTTTGAGAATTACAACACCACCATGTTTGCCATCGGCGGTCAGCATACGCTGGTAACGGAAATCGGCTCCCGTATGCGTTTTGGTCTTTCGCCGGTGGTCAATGTCATCGGAATTCTCTTTATCCTTGCAACGATCACCTGCGCGGTGATCTGGGCCATCCTCAAAGAGCGCGAGCGCCGCGCCGCAAACGGAGCATCGGCATGA
- a CDS encoding CehA/McbA family metallohydrolase produces MIDTFSAPGRFWRGNLHTHSTRSDGVLPPEEVCRRYAAEGYDFMALTDHFVGRYGYPITDTRAYRSNRFTTLLGAELHSGALVNGEVWHILAVGLPDDFAPSHSPEFKPVANQETGPEIAARAVAAGAFVAVAHPQWSGLTLADARSLTAAHAVEIYNHGCHMGCDRGDGFGIADLLLSEGRRLSLIATDDAHFSEPDHFGGWVMVKAEENSPEALLAALKTGLFYSSQGPEIRALHLEDGAVEVECSAASAVIVLGHGSAGVAVHGHSMTRARVTLDPRCVASPWLRVTVVDAAGKRAWSNPIWKG; encoded by the coding sequence ATGATCGACACATTCTCGGCCCCCGGACGGTTCTGGCGCGGCAATCTGCACACCCATTCAACCCGCTCAGATGGGGTATTGCCCCCTGAGGAAGTCTGCCGTCGCTATGCCGCCGAGGGCTATGATTTCATGGCGCTGACCGATCATTTTGTCGGGCGCTACGGCTATCCGATCACCGATACCCGCGCCTATCGCAGCAATCGCTTTACCACCCTGCTTGGGGCCGAGTTGCATTCTGGCGCTTTGGTCAATGGAGAGGTGTGGCATATTCTGGCCGTGGGTCTGCCGGATGATTTCGCCCCCTCCCATTCCCCCGAGTTCAAACCGGTTGCCAATCAGGAAACCGGACCCGAGATTGCGGCGCGGGCTGTCGCCGCCGGGGCCTTTGTCGCCGTGGCACATCCACAATGGTCAGGGCTGACACTCGCCGATGCGCGCAGTCTTACGGCGGCGCATGCGGTCGAGATTTACAACCATGGATGCCATATGGGCTGTGACCGGGGAGACGGATTTGGGATTGCCGACCTCTTGCTGAGCGAGGGGCGGCGTCTGAGCTTGATTGCCACAGATGACGCGCATTTCTCGGAACCGGATCATTTCGGTGGCTGGGTCATGGTCAAGGCAGAGGAAAACAGCCCCGAGGCTCTGCTTGCCGCACTCAAGACGGGGCTGTTTTATTCCAGCCAAGGTCCTGAAATTCGCGCGCTGCATCTGGAAGACGGGGCGGTCGAGGTTGAATGCTCTGCTGCGTCTGCGGTGATCGTGCTGGGCCACGGATCAGCCGGGGTGGCGGTGCATGGCCATTCCATGACCCGCGCGCGCGTTACCCTTGACCCCCGCTGCGTCGCCTCACCGTGGTTGCGGGTCACTGTGGTGGACGCGGCAGGCAAGCGCGCTTGGTCCAACCCGATCTGGAAGGGCTGA
- a CDS encoding GMC family oxidoreductase, which translates to MSEISADYVIVGAGSAGCVLANRLSADPRNTVILLEAGGRDWNPWIHIPVGYFKTMHNPAVDWCYRTEPDPGLNGRALDWPRGKVLGGSSSLNGLLYVRGQPQDYDRWAQMGNPGWGWDDVLPLFKRSERQERGADEYHGDQGTLWVSNMRLQRPICDAWVAAAQEAGYPFNPDYNGATQEGVGYFQLTTRNGRRCSAAVAFLNPARKRPNLTIITHAQASRIMLEGRRAVGVAYRDRAGLDQVVKAGREVILSSGAIGSPQLLMLSGIGEAAHLQDHGIEVRQNLRAVGRNMQDHLQARLVFKCHDATLNDEVRSLSNQARIALKYALFRSGPMAMAASLATGFMRTGDHVETPDIQFHVQPWSADSPGEGVHRFSAFTMSVCQLRPESRGEIRLASSDPRKYPKIIPNYLSTETDCRTIVEGIRIARRIARCAPLTSKISEEFRPDRTLDLDDYEGTLDWARRYSTTIYHPTGTCKMGQGPDTVVDARLRVHGIDGLRVADCSIMPEIVSGNTNAPAIMIGEKASDMILADHAAG; encoded by the coding sequence ATGTCGGAGATTTCAGCGGACTACGTGATCGTTGGCGCGGGTTCTGCCGGATGTGTTCTGGCGAATCGCCTCTCTGCGGATCCTCGGAACACGGTTATTCTGCTTGAGGCGGGTGGGCGCGATTGGAACCCGTGGATTCACATTCCGGTTGGGTATTTCAAAACGATGCATAACCCGGCGGTGGACTGGTGCTATCGCACGGAGCCAGATCCGGGGCTCAATGGCCGCGCACTAGACTGGCCACGTGGCAAAGTTTTAGGGGGCTCATCCTCGCTCAACGGTTTGCTTTATGTGCGCGGACAGCCGCAGGATTACGACCGTTGGGCGCAAATGGGCAATCCCGGCTGGGGATGGGACGATGTGCTGCCGCTCTTCAAGCGCTCCGAGCGACAGGAACGCGGTGCCGACGAGTATCACGGCGATCAGGGCACGCTTTGGGTGTCGAACATGCGCCTGCAAAGGCCCATCTGCGATGCCTGGGTCGCGGCGGCACAAGAGGCGGGCTATCCATTCAACCCCGATTACAATGGGGCCACGCAAGAAGGTGTGGGATATTTCCAACTGACAACGCGCAATGGCAGGCGGTGTTCTGCTGCCGTGGCATTCCTCAACCCGGCGCGCAAAAGACCGAACCTGACGATCATCACCCATGCGCAAGCCAGCCGTATCATGCTGGAGGGGCGACGTGCTGTTGGCGTGGCCTACCGTGACCGGGCGGGGTTGGATCAGGTGGTCAAGGCCGGACGCGAGGTCATCCTCTCCTCAGGCGCGATTGGTTCGCCGCAACTCTTGATGCTCTCGGGCATCGGAGAGGCGGCGCATTTGCAGGATCACGGCATCGAGGTGCGCCAGAATCTGCGCGCCGTGGGCCGCAACATGCAGGACCATCTGCAAGCGCGTCTGGTGTTCAAGTGCCATGATGCCACGTTGAATGACGAGGTGCGCAGCCTGTCCAATCAGGCGCGGATCGCCCTGAAGTATGCTCTTTTTCGCTCGGGCCCCATGGCCATGGCCGCAAGTCTTGCCACGGGCTTTATGCGTACGGGCGACCATGTCGAGACACCAGACATTCAGTTTCACGTCCAGCCATGGTCCGCCGACAGCCCCGGCGAAGGGGTGCATCGCTTTTCGGCCTTTACCATGTCGGTCTGTCAATTGCGGCCCGAAAGCCGCGGGGAAATCCGCCTCGCCTCATCGGACCCGCGGAAGTATCCCAAGATCATTCCAAATTACCTCTCGACCGAGACCGACTGCAGGACCATCGTCGAAGGAATAAGGATTGCCCGTCGCATTGCGCGCTGCGCGCCGCTGACCTCCAAGATCTCAGAAGAATTTCGCCCGGACCGCACGCTGGATCTAGACGATTACGAAGGCACGCTCGACTGGGCGCGGCGCTATTCGACAACGATCTATCACCCGACAGGCACCTGCAAGATGGGACAGGGGCCGGATACCGTCGTCGATGCCCGGCTCCGGGTGCATGGCATCGACGGGCTGCGCGTGGCGGATTGTTCGATCATGCCCGAGATCGTGTCAGGCAACACCAACGCCCCCGCGATCATGATCGGCGAGAAAGCCTCGGACATGATCCTTGCGGATCACGCGGCGGGCTGA
- a CDS encoding TRAP transporter substrate-binding protein, whose protein sequence is MKVSKALSGISRRDLFRLSGQFGLSSVVLGAGALTGAVSLSSVARAAESTYEKRFGKEPKHTLKLGASGFNARNLLIERAGVLEFARDLEERTDGEIRVEFIGDNQICGQLNCVEKTQTGVVDMYAASTQNSAGGAPYLNVLDYAYMFPSRAAQYHFLYSPASQKILREPLESRHGLKFLFSHCELRGLQMGQSFADKPTVTKLEELFGTKNRVTGTQLGRIAMQLLNLNPVPVAWEETLDGLKQGLIDGAETWASAVAYANMAPVVSQSVDLRFFCGTEHTSMSVKVFDAMEPHLQDAIMESAYLAQVHVQAANEAALVKTVGFSDPQLPGTIFAQNNVRPAFLADDQIKMAEEMCSPEFNPEPWAQWRERLNGWAGGIDTYQEIYNVAREIPVDTLPENVEPRRWWRSA, encoded by the coding sequence ATGAAAGTATCGAAAGCCCTGAGCGGAATTTCCCGCAGGGACCTGTTCCGTCTGTCAGGTCAGTTTGGCCTATCATCCGTTGTGTTGGGGGCCGGGGCGCTGACGGGGGCGGTCTCGCTTTCGTCGGTGGCGCGGGCCGCCGAGAGCACCTATGAAAAACGCTTTGGCAAAGAGCCGAAACATACGCTGAAACTGGGGGCTTCGGGGTTTAACGCGCGCAACCTGCTGATCGAGCGCGCCGGCGTTCTGGAATTCGCCCGCGATCTGGAAGAACGCACTGACGGCGAAATCCGTGTAGAGTTCATCGGCGACAACCAAATTTGTGGCCAGCTCAACTGCGTGGAAAAAACCCAGACCGGCGTGGTGGATATGTATGCCGCCTCGACGCAGAACTCGGCCGGGGGCGCGCCCTATCTCAACGTGCTCGACTATGCCTATATGTTCCCGAGCCGCGCCGCGCAGTATCATTTCCTCTATAGCCCCGCTTCGCAAAAGATTTTGCGTGAACCACTAGAAAGTCGGCATGGGCTGAAGTTCCTGTTCTCGCATTGCGAATTGCGCGGCCTCCAGATGGGTCAGTCCTTTGCTGACAAACCCACCGTCACCAAGCTGGAAGAGCTGTTTGGCACCAAGAACCGCGTGACTGGCACACAGTTGGGCCGTATCGCCATGCAGTTGCTCAACCTCAACCCGGTGCCGGTGGCCTGGGAAGAAACACTGGACGGACTCAAGCAGGGCCTCATTGACGGCGCGGAAACCTGGGCCTCTGCTGTGGCCTATGCCAACATGGCCCCCGTTGTCAGCCAATCGGTTGACCTGCGGTTCTTCTGCGGCACGGAACATACCTCCATGTCGGTCAAGGTGTTTGACGCGATGGAGCCGCATTTGCAGGATGCCATCATGGAATCCGCCTATCTGGCGCAGGTTCATGTGCAGGCGGCCAATGAGGCGGCGCTGGTCAAAACCGTTGGCTTCTCTGACCCGCAACTGCCCGGCACCATCTTTGCCCAGAACAATGTGCGCCCGGCGTTTCTGGCAGACGATCAGATCAAGATGGCCGAAGAAATGTGCTCGCCCGAGTTCAATCCAGAGCCATGGGCGCAGTGGCGTGAGCGTCTCAATGGCTGGGCTGGTGGCATCGACACCTATCAAGAAATCTACAACGTGGCCCGCGAGATTCCTGTGGATACCTTGCCCGAGAATGTCGAGCCGCGCCGCTGGTGGCGATCAGCCTGA
- a CDS encoding TRAP transporter small permease, with translation MTGWFQGTGDIMSALMAGDSWMLSQAMNEPAAWPLGLAAMLALALLILVFYRFSPWSERNLEKTIMVVSYLAIGGIIFVEVFRRFVLSQQVPWSTTLPPFLFLIMTYFGCSYNVKLRTHLAFAEFRNAMSRTGQMACLMLDALLWTGFSWVVVVTSTKVAINSAANFQIMLGTDNVMQWWFLLSVPLAFTTLVARVIENVLADIANFRSGETLITQAVIGGD, from the coding sequence ATGACCGGCTGGTTTCAGGGCACAGGCGATATCATGAGTGCCCTCATGGCAGGCGATTCCTGGATGTTGAGTCAGGCGATGAACGAACCGGCGGCTTGGCCGCTTGGGCTGGCGGCGATGCTGGCGCTGGCCTTGTTGATTCTGGTGTTCTATCGCTTCAGCCCTTGGTCAGAGCGTAATCTGGAAAAGACGATCATGGTCGTGTCTTATTTGGCCATTGGCGGGATCATCTTTGTCGAGGTGTTTCGCCGTTTCGTCTTGTCACAACAGGTCCCATGGTCGACCACCCTGCCGCCCTTTCTTTTTCTGATCATGACGTATTTCGGGTGCAGCTATAACGTCAAGCTGCGCACGCATCTGGCCTTTGCCGAATTCCGCAACGCGATGTCGCGCACGGGACAAATGGCCTGCCTCATGCTGGATGCATTGCTCTGGACCGGGTTTTCTTGGGTCGTGGTCGTTACCTCGACCAAGGTGGCGATCAATTCGGCAGCGAATTTCCAAATCATGCTGGGCACCGACAATGTCATGCAATGGTGGTTCCTTTTGTCCGTGCCTCTGGCCTTTACCACGCTGGTGGCGCGGGTGATCGAGAATGTCCTAGCCGATATTGCCAATTTCCGCAGTGGTGAGACCTTGATCACCCAAGCTGTGATCGGAGGCGACTGA
- a CDS encoding TRAP transporter large permease, giving the protein MSDPTLITAISIGVTFLFMLGVPVFLVIGYWVIGVSFVLGMPLQNIGGALGDVFTDGFALLAMPLFILTGDLINRSGIARRLSDFAYACLGWIRGGLAMAALGACGLFAAISGSNSATTATIGSMLHPEMIKGGYDARFSAATAAAGGTVGIIIPPSIIFIVYGFLLNLPISELFVAGIIPGALMVLAMMFAAFLICWRNGWGFLIPLSPLRVFKTAIGAWLGFFAIGLVLWGIYTGKFSPTEAAGVTVGFCVIVGFISLPLYKLMGGAKGRDVSEKKISEMLVVEGFSPLELPSITMRSAQITGILAPLIAVSVVMQQILSVLGAQEVIGNFVTSMGGYYAVLFTAMAIVFVCGMVLESLPVTIILAPILAPIAHSVGVEPVQFAVIFLVGASIGFVTPPYGLNLYVASGVTGVPYFKLLRYIVPYLVALLSVWVLVALVPSLSTALLPQR; this is encoded by the coding sequence ATGAGCGACCCAACCCTCATCACCGCCATTTCCATTGGGGTGACGTTCCTTTTCATGCTGGGTGTGCCGGTGTTTCTGGTCATCGGTTACTGGGTGATCGGTGTGTCATTTGTCCTTGGTATGCCGCTCCAGAATATTGGGGGCGCATTGGGCGATGTGTTCACGGACGGCTTTGCGCTTTTGGCGATGCCGCTGTTCATTCTGACGGGAGACTTGATCAACCGCTCAGGCATTGCGCGGCGCTTGAGTGATTTTGCCTATGCCTGCCTAGGGTGGATACGCGGCGGATTGGCCATGGCGGCGCTTGGCGCTTGTGGGCTCTTTGCCGCAATCTCGGGCTCTAACTCGGCCACTACCGCGACCATCGGCTCGATGCTGCATCCCGAGATGATCAAGGGCGGGTATGATGCGCGCTTTTCGGCGGCGACGGCGGCGGCGGGGGGGACTGTGGGCATCATCATCCCACCGTCGATCATTTTCATCGTTTACGGCTTTCTGCTCAACCTGCCGATTTCGGAACTGTTCGTTGCGGGGATCATTCCCGGCGCGCTGATGGTTTTGGCGATGATGTTCGCCGCCTTTCTGATCTGCTGGCGTAATGGCTGGGGGTTCCTCATTCCCCTCAGCCCCCTGCGCGTTTTCAAAACCGCCATCGGCGCATGGCTTGGGTTCTTTGCCATCGGCCTTGTTCTTTGGGGCATCTACACCGGCAAATTCTCTCCGACAGAGGCGGCGGGCGTGACCGTGGGCTTTTGCGTGATCGTGGGCTTTATCAGCCTGCCGCTTTACAAGCTGATGGGCGGTGCCAAAGGGCGTGACGTGAGCGAAAAGAAAATCTCGGAGATGCTGGTCGTCGAAGGATTCAGCCCGCTGGAATTGCCTTCTATCACCATGCGCTCGGCGCAAATCACCGGTATTCTTGCCCCTCTCATCGCGGTTTCAGTCGTGATGCAACAGATCCTGTCGGTTCTGGGGGCACAGGAAGTCATTGGTAATTTCGTGACCTCAATGGGCGGGTACTATGCGGTGCTCTTTACCGCGATGGCGATTGTGTTTGTCTGTGGCATGGTGCTCGAAAGCCTGCCTGTGACGATCATTCTGGCCCCTATTCTGGCCCCTATCGCCCATTCCGTCGGGGTTGAGCCGGTGCAGTTTGCGGTGATCTTCCTTGTCGGGGCCTCTATCGGCTTTGTCACGCCGCCCTATGGGCTGAACCTCTATGTCGCCTCTGGGGTGACGGGCGTTCCCTATTTCAAGCTCTTGCGCTACATCGTGCCTTATCTTGTGGCGCTGTTGTCGGTTTGGGTGCTTGTGGCTCTGGTGCCTTCCCTATCCACAGCGCTGCTTCCGCAACGGTGA
- a CDS encoding IclR family transcriptional regulator: protein MDGDDAGTIPTNLRLLLVLEEIARVGVPVTPTEINAALGLPKPTIHRLFATLEEEGFLQRDMDGRTYSPGPRLRSMAGGILSSLRIRTARQAILKRLSGEIGETCNIALPDRDAMIYLERVETQWPLRIQLPIGTRVPFYCTASGKMYLSTLARSHLVRYLSATDIVARTANTLTDPDALLAEIQRVREQGYSLDREEFMEDMIALAVPILDVNDRLMATLAFHAPTQRFSIERAMEYLEPMRHAAADLSKLVA, encoded by the coding sequence ATGGATGGTGACGACGCAGGGACCATTCCCACCAATCTGAGGCTCCTGCTTGTGCTCGAGGAGATCGCGCGCGTGGGCGTGCCCGTCACGCCCACCGAGATCAACGCAGCGCTTGGCCTGCCCAAGCCGACGATCCACCGCCTTTTCGCTACACTCGAAGAGGAAGGGTTTCTGCAACGCGACATGGATGGGCGGACTTATTCCCCGGGTCCGCGCCTGCGCAGCATGGCCGGGGGTATCCTGTCGTCGCTGCGCATCCGCACAGCGCGGCAGGCAATCCTTAAGCGGTTGAGCGGCGAAATAGGCGAGACCTGCAACATCGCCTTACCGGACCGCGATGCCATGATCTATCTAGAGCGCGTTGAGACACAATGGCCGCTCCGGATACAATTGCCGATCGGCACGCGTGTGCCGTTTTATTGTACGGCCAGTGGCAAGATGTATCTGAGCACTTTGGCGCGCAGCCACCTGGTGCGTTATCTCTCTGCGACAGATATTGTTGCCCGCACCGCCAACACCCTGACCGACCCCGATGCCCTTTTGGCCGAGATCCAGCGTGTGCGCGAGCAAGGCTACTCGCTCGACCGCGAAGAGTTCATGGAGGATATGATCGCTCTGGCTGTGCCGATCCTTGATGTCAACGACCGGCTGATGGCAACACTGGCCTTTCACGCGCCGACGCAGCGGTTCAGCATCGAGCGGGCGATGGAGTATCTAGAACCGATGCGACACGCGGCGGCGGATTTGTCAAAGCTCGTCGCCTAG